A stretch of DNA from Schizosaccharomyces osmophilus chromosome 2, complete sequence:
TTAAGGTGTATTtggttatttttttctaggTGTTTGTTTAGTCGGCTGGTTTATTAATATTaagataaaaataagaattaTTTGACATTATACAAGTGTAATGATAATATAATTTAAGTATTGTTTGTTCTGACAAAAGTCCTTAGCAAGCAAGTCATTCctgttcaaaaattgaattaaatTAAACTActaaaattattatttaatgCGAAGATTACAATAgtaaaaactaaaaaacAGCTAATTCGTTTTAAGGCTTCTTATATTTCTCCATTCCTGTCATATTTCACCGAATTACTGTACTACACTTAGGCTTCAAACTGCCAATTAGTAAAATGCATCTcaaatcttgtttttttctggCGTCGTTAGTTAGTAGTTTAATTCCTTTTACAAATGCCAAGCTTTCAATAAGAGGTATTAGCGAAAACGGTATGTCCATTGTTAGTAGTGATTTCCATGCCTGTTAACTATTGAAGAATTGCATCTATATAAACCAAATGCGGAGGGACGATGGAAATGTTTAGGAAGTGATATAACGATTAATCTTGAACAAATTAATGGTAAGAACACTGGAAGAGCTCGTGCCGATACTAACAGATTTTTGTAAGATGACTACTGTGATTGCCCAGACGGATCTGACGAACCTGGTATGATTTTTCTACTTAAAACTGTATTAACTGGTTTTAAGGAACTTCGGCTTGTTCAAACGGCAAGTTTTTCTGCAAAAACGATGGTTATATTAGCAAGTACATTCCTTCAAATCGGGTTGATGACACAAAGTGCGACTGCTGCGATGGTTCCGATGAGTCTTTGGTAAAGTGTGAAAATACGTGCaaggaagaagcagaaaattATAAGCGTTCTTTGGAGAAACATAATCAGCTTGTGAGTGACGGCCTAAAGATTCGAGATGACTGGGTAGCTCAAAGTGCTgaattgaagaaggaagcaaagaaaaagtacgATTCAGTAACTTGGAAAATTACAGAACTCGAAAAGACGAAACAAAACCTTGAGAATACAGTGAAAGCGCTAAAGGAGTCTGCTGATTCAGATAGCAGATCCATTCTTTCTAATGatttagaagaaattaaagtTGATTTATACGATTTACTcgatgaaagaaatgagTATAACGAACGTCTGAATGCTTTGGAGAATCTTTTAGACGAGATAACTCTTCAGTATGAAACAGATAACTTTGAAGCTACGTTGAAAGAAGCTATAGACTCTTGGGAAGACATAAGGTCTCAAAAtgtgaagaagaaggttGCTTCAGAAAAAATCCATAATGATTTGAAATCATCTATCGCACATCTTGCTCGAATTgctaaagaagaaggtaCCAAAAATTGCTTCTGAAATTCAAAGTTATTAACGAGCTTAGCTACCTACTTTggcttctttaaaaaaattgaaaaggacTTAACGGACGTATACTGGAATGTGAAACGCTCTTTGATTGATTTCGGAATATTAAGTCCTAGTATTCCTGCCAcatcattaaaaaatacagGTGGTatgaaaatctttttctttgcctTTCTAACTGTTAAATTTTAGGCTTTTACTTGGAAAATGTTCAATCCGACTTAGATGAGGCAGAAGTTGAACTGGAAGAGttacaaaaagaacagaCTGCTCTTCTTGAAGAATTACAAGAGCACCATAATGGTTGGGATAATCTGTATCGGTTTTTGAAAGGAATGACAACAGAACGCAAAGTTGGTGACTATATATACaaagttgttttctttggaaatgTTCTTCAAAATTCTGTTGATTTAGGGTATGAGTACttttttctgatttttaaaatattgCTAATAATGCCAGAAATTTTGTGGAGCAAAATGGAAATACGTTGAAATACTCTAATGGCCAAAGTTGTTGGAACGGTCCCGATCGATCTGCTAgagtttttgttgaatgtgGAATTGAGAACGAGATTGTTAGTGTTCTAGAAGCTCAGAAATGTGAGTACAGtataaagatgaaaagtcCAGCAGCTTGTTCGGCATCTCAATTTCAGACATCCTTGTTGAAGAATGGCAACGATGATCCTGATGAGCTTTGAAACGATTACTTTTAGctaattttaaaaaatgtaaCAAGataaatttaatgaattaataATTTCTATCAACATCTGCTTCGTTAATGGATGCAGAAAATAAAGGACTTTCTTAATTCACTCGTCCGAATAGgttataaacaaacacaaCTTATGTTACAATCAACTCAATGAAAAAAGGACATAAGTATATGAACTTTAAGACTATGTATATTTATTAGTGTAATGATACTTTGTTGAGACTATGTAACGAGCGACATTATAATACACTTACGAGTTCGGTTGTTTTCGACCCATAAACGACTTCAAGCCTAATGCGATTAGAAGGGGCGTATGTATACAGGGCGACATGCAACTTTAACCAACAACTTAAAAATGTAATCGAAGGAAACATAAAACGCAAGTGAGGGGATACTGGACACTGAAAGACAAACATAAAAGTGAAAATGTTCACCAACGAGTATAAGAGTGAAAAAATCAACGGGCAAAATAGGATGGAGACCTGAACAATGAATATGCTAGCGCGGTAAAAAGATAATTGAA
This window harbors:
- the gbs1 gene encoding glucosidase II beta subunit; amino-acid sequence: MHLKSCFFLASLVSSLIPFTNAKLSIRGISENELHLYKPNAEGRWKCLGSDITINLEQINDDYCDCPDGSDEPGTSACSNGKFFCKNDGYISKYIPSNRVDDTKCDCCDGSDESLVKCENTCKEEAENYKRSLEKHNQLVSDGLKIRDDWVAQSAELKKEAKKKYDSVTWKITELEKTKQNLENTVKALKESADSDSRSILSNDLEEIKVDLYDLLDERNEYNERLNALENLLDEITLQYETDNFEATLKEAIDSWEDIRSQNVKKKVASEKIHNDLKSSIAHLARIAKEEATYFGFFKKIEKDLTDVYWNVKRSLIDFGILSPSIPATSLKNTGGFYLENVQSDLDEAEVELEELQKEQTALLEELQEHHNGWDNLYRFLKGMTTERKVGDYIYKVVFFGNVLQNSVDLGNFVEQNGNTLKYSNGQSCWNGPDRSARVFVECGIENEIVSVLEAQKCEYSIKMKSPAACSASQFQTSLLKNGNDDPDEL